Part of the Sporomusa termitida genome, GCTGCAAAACCAAACAACGGGCCGCCTAAAGCGATGATACTTTCTGTTGCCGCATCCTTAGGCGGTTCTTTAATGCCAATCATTGCCCCCAGGAACGGGATAAAGACCGGCGCGGTTACGGCGATATTCTGCCGTTTCGCGGCAAACATATGCCCGTATTCATGGATGGCAATCAGCAGGATAAAACCGGCTGCCCACTGGAACCCATAGAACCAGGCGTACACGCCGATCGTCGCCAGCATCGATAAGGTTGTGACCCCAAACTTGCTGAACTTAACCACCAGAAAGATTCCTTTGAGAAAACTGAGAATGCTCTTCCATTTCAGCAGCGCCAGCAGTACTGTAACTGCCCCGCCCAGCCCTATTCTTTTATACCAGGGCTTCTGCGCCGGCGGCTGGGGATTGTCCCGCGACTCTATTATTTCATCTTCTCTATTCAAAGCAATACCTCAATTCTTAATTAATCGTATCGCAGGGAACTGGTTCGTCCCTTGGTTACTGACGAAATTCCGCCTTACATCACTTACCTCCATACACAAAGTTTACCATTGACTTGTATAGGTGTCTACACTCGGCGGTGAAGTCTGAAATATTGTCCTAAGGAATTCAAGCAGGAAAATGCGCATAGCAATAAACCATCAGCAAGACGCCCGATGGTAAAAAATGTAATTGATAAATGGCCGTTAACAGCATGCGCTCAATGGCAATGATGGCTCGCTTGTGGCCCCTTCTTTAATTGCAAATAGCGGTTCCCAGTTGAATGTTGCTATCCCTGTATTGTAAGCATACAAAAAAATCGCTCCAAGCTAAACGGATTTCATTCCGTTTTGTGCCTTGAGCGTAGCGAAAGGAATGGTTATAAGTATGAAAACAAGTATTATTGTTTTCAGTATATTGCTGAGTTTTTGCTTTTCCAGCCTCTCATTGGCTGCAGGCAGCAGAGTTTGCACATAACCGTCTCCTGCGTCATTGGTTGTTTTGGGAATATAAAATATAAAGGGATTAGAATATTATTTGTAGAAAATTACGTTAAACAAACTTAAAAAGCAATTTAAGCAAAGGAGACATTTTACCATGGAGGCGCGAGATCTGAGGCCAATCACTGAGGTCGCTTATCTAACAACTGAAAATGCCTGGCGCTACCGGTCAATATTGCGCTATTTTTATACCCAGCATGAAAAGCTGCGGCATTATCTCTATCCTGAGGAGCTTTACAGCCATCTAAAGCAAAATCCGTATTTTGACCAATATACTGTCGAACAGCTGCAATCAGACTTAAAACAACTTAGTGACTGGAAAAACATTATTCCCCGCCAGGAAACAGGACGGGTAGCAACCATTGAGGATTTTAAAAAAAAGAAATTTCGTTATCAGTGTACTCCCTACACCGTAGAGATTGAACGGATGGTAGAGCGGTTAAGCGAATTGGGTCAGTCGTTTGGCGGTTCGCTTGAAGCCACGCTTTTTGACAGGCTGCTGGCTGCTCTCAGACAGTTTGTGGCAGCGGCCGACAGCCCGGACGGTGCCCAGCTCAACCAAGCTTGGGAGGATGTCTATAGTTATTTTCGCAAAATTGTCGAAAATGCCTCAGACTATATTGCCTACTTAAAAAGTGAAAAAGTGGAAGAACGTATGATGAGTGAGGCGTTTCTTGTCTATAAAGATGCGTTTGCCGACTATATTAAGCGGTTTATTCTGGGTTTGCAAAAAACCTCCTATAATATAGAAACGGTGTTAAAACAACTTAATGCTGAACAGTTCGTCCGGGCTGCCGGTCGAATTGCCGACTATCAGCTCAGTATTCCCCGGCTGGATGAACGGCTTGACCATACCGGACTGGTGGAAAAGTATCAGGAGCAATGGGCAAGCCTGGGGGAGTGGTTTTTTGGTTCGTTCGGGCGGGACAGCGAATTGGCGTCGTTGGAACGGGAAACAACCGAAACGATTCGCCGTATTACCCGGTTTGCCCAACGGGTGGGCGAAAAACATCAGGCGCTGCGCAGCCGGCACCGGGACTACCTGTTGCAGGCAAACTGGTTTGCCTGTATTGAAAATGTCACCGAAGCCCACGAAGTGGCGGCCATGTTATTCGGTACGTCCGGCGCCCGCCACATCTATGCCGAACCTGCGGCCAGTGATGATATGTACCGGGAGTTATGGGAAAGTCCGCCAACGGTAGTCACGGTAAAACCCAGCCTTGCCGGTTACCGGGAGAAAACCAGACCGGGGGCTGTCCTCAATCACCTGGCCCAGCAACAGGCGGCTTTGGCGGAGTATCTCAGGGAGCGGGCGGCGGAGGAAGCCTTATTAAACAGTCTGGTTGTAGACAAGCGAATTACCATTGACAGTCTTGCCTGTCAGTCTCCTTTTGTCCGTAAGACCTTGTTGAATTGGGTTGGCCGGTGTATGGCCAATAAAGAGCGAATAACCAAGACTGAGACCGGGCGCAAGGTGCGGCTTATCACCTTAAGCAGCCGCCAAATTACCCTTGATAGTACGGATGGGCGGTTGACATTGCCCGATTTTGCTTTTGAGTTTTTAGCGTGACAACAGGACCGGAGGGCTGAAACATGGCCAGTTTGATCGAAAAATTTGATGATGACGACCGCGAAGCGGCGTATTACCTGCTGGAAAACTTCTGGATACTGCGGGAGCGTCAGCCTGAAGTCTACCAGCTGATTAGAGAGCGGGAACATAAGCTGCGCAACTATTTTTCGGATAAATGCGGCTTTCAGCTTATCCTGAACAGGCAGTTTGCTAAGCTGGAAAAGATCCCCGATAAACCGGAAAGCTGGATGGGGGTAACAAGCTTTCAGCACTGCCGGGACTATGCCCTGTTGTGCTGTCTCCTGGCTTTTTTAGAAGAAAAAAGTGTTGACGAACAGTTTTTGCTGAGCGAGCTGTGTGAGACACTGCTGTCTTTATACCCGGCAGAGGCCGACACCGGCGCGACTGTGATCAACTGGGAAAGCTATGAGTGCCGGAAATCATTAGTGCGGGTGTTGACTATGGCGATTGACTACGGCATTGTCGTAAGCGTAGACGGCGACATTGCCGGCTTTACCAGCAGTGCCGACAGTGAGGCTTTGTTCGAGGTTCCGGTGATGGCGCGGTATTTCATCAGGTCAACCCCTAAAGACTTAGCTCAGTATAACAGTATAGATGCCCTCATCAGGGCCGGCAGCCAGGAGGAAGAGGAATTAACCGGCCGCAGCCGCAAGCAGCGGGTGTACAGACAGTTGTTTCTAACTCCGGGATTTGAACGGCATGAAGCCAAAGATGAGGATTTTCTCTATCTTCGCAATCTGCGCAACCGGCTGCGGGAAGATATTGAGGACCATACCTGGTTTCGCTTTGAATTATATAAAAATGCTGCCTTACTCACTGTTCCCGCCGATAAACGGTTTCAAATGACATCTTTCCCGGACCGGACCGGCATGAGCGGCGTTATGCTGCATTTTGCCGCCACTATCCGTGATTATGTACACGCGGCTGAGCAGCGGCGGGACAGGGACTGTCTGACGCTGACACCAATAGAGTTCGACCGGATATTGGCTGCTTGCCGTCAGGCTACCGGTTCAGGCTGGACCAAGGAATACCGGGACATGAGTCAGAGTAAGCTGGTCCAGGAACTGGTCAGATCTCTGTCGGACTGGAAGCTGGCCCGGCAGGACAGCGAGCTTAACCTGATTGTGATAAGTCCGCTTTTAGGCCGGACAATCGGGGCTTATCCTGCTGATTATCAGCAAACCAAGACGGAGGAGAATGCTATAGATGAGTGAAAACAAGTGGGTTATGCACCGGGCCGGTCTGATTAATTTTTGGTATTACAGTGATGAAGAATATCATTTTGCCAATGGCAAGCTGCTTTTAAGAGGTCTCAACGGTTCCGGCAAGTCAGTCACTATGCAGAGCCTGATTACGGTACTGCTGGATGGTAAGATTACCGCCAACCGGCTTGATCCTTTTGGCTCGAAGGACAGACGGATGGAGGACTACCTGCTTGGTGAAAAGGATATTATCGACCGGGATGAGCGGACCGGTTATCTCTATCTGGAATATAAACGGGAAAATAGCGACCAATATCTTACGACCGGTGTTGGTTTAAAGGCGCGGCGTGGCGGCAGTCTGGATTTCTGGGGGTTTGTTGTCACTGATAACCGGCGGATTAAGCAGGAGCTGCAGTTGTTAAAAACCGAGTTTAGTGCTGTAGACGGTCAGGAAGAGCGAATTCCGCTGACCCGCCCTGAGCTTGAGCGCCTTATCGGCCCGCAGGGCGGTTTTGTCGTACGCAGCCAGGGGGAATATGCCGCCCTTGTGAATAAATATGTATTTGGCTTTGCCACAGTGGACGCCTACAAGGATTTAATGGAGCTGCTAATTCAGTTAAGAAGCCCCAAATTGTCCAAGGATTTTAAGCCCAGTGTCATTCATGAAATACTTACCAATTCCCTGCCGTCCCTGTCTGATGAAGAATTGCGGCCCCTGGCGGATACTATTGAGAATATGGAGCAAACGAAACAGCAGATTGCAGAGCTGCTACGCGATCAGGCCGCATTGGCGAGGCTTAGCCGCCAGTATCGTGAATATAATGCAGCCGTATTGGCGGAAAAAGCACGGGAAGTGGTCCAGTCCGGAAAAAGCAGGCACAAAGTCGAGCAGGCCTATCTGGAAAAGTCCAAAGAGCGGCAAATCAAAACCCAGGAGCTGATACAGCAGCAGGAACAGCGGCTGGTTTATGAACGGGAGACCGAGGTTCTGACAAGACAAAAAGAAGAACTGGACAGCCATGATGTATTTAAGGCTGAAGTCAGGAAACAGAATGTAGAAGAAACCATCAGGGTTATCCAACAAAAGCAACAGGATAAGGCCGCTGCTCTGGCCGGCAAGCAACAGATTGAAATTCGGGAAAAGTCTTTGCTTACCCGGGAAGAGGAGCAGCTGGACCAGGCCGAGACGCAAATGCTGGAAGTGCTGGATGAATTGAGTGCCCTTGCTGCCGAAAACTGTTTTACCGAGCATGATGCTTTGGCCGGCAGCTTTGAAAAAAACTACGCCGGCGATTATAGCTTCAGGCAGTGGAAACAGGAACAGAGCACTCACCAGCGGCGGCTGGAGGATATCCTGGCTAAAATCCGCAGTCATATTGCCGCCAAACGGGAGCAGCATGAAGCAGCGGTGAGTGCTGAAGCGGCGCAGCTGGCGTTTGACAGTGTGCGGGAGGCGGCAAGAAAGGCTGAGCAGGAGTTCTTTGATAACCGGCAGGAAATACTCGCTGCCCTTTATCAATGGATAACAGCCTGCCGGGAGGTCTTGCCGCTGGAAGCGGGAACGATCAGCCGTGTGGCCGGTGCTGTTCAGCAGTTATATGAAGGCGCTGACTGGCGCAGTGTGAAGGAACCGGTAGAGCAGGCGTATAAACAGCAGGAGGATTGCTGGCGCCGGCAAGCGCTTGAACTGGCTGTACAGGAGCAGCAAAAACAAGCGGAACGCCAAATACTGACAACTGAACTTGCCGGGTGGAAGACCAAAAAAGAACCGGAGCCGCCGCGGCATCCTGAACTGGTGGCAACCCGTAACAGGCTTGTTGAGGCAGGGATTCCCTTCGCACCATTTTATGCGGCAGTGGAGTTCAGGGCTGGTGTTCCGGCTGGCGAGCGGGAGCGAATTGAGGCAGTTTTGGGTGAAATAGGACTACTGGATGCTCTGATCGTGCCGCGTGAAAGTCTAAAAAAACTGCCTGACGGGATGATTGACAGAGTAATATATCCGGAGCCTGCTATTTTGAGCGCCACGTTAGCCGATTATCTGGAGCCAACGCCACCGGCAACCGGAACAGTCCGGGCAAGTGACATTGATGAGGTACTGCGCAGCATTATTGTCAATGAAGTTGAACCGGCCGGATTAACAGCAGCAGGTGCGATAACCCCTGTGGTATCTGTTCAATGTGGAACCTACCGGAGCGGCATTGTGGCCGGCCGTGCCCC contains:
- a CDS encoding TIGR02680 family protein; this encodes MSENKWVMHRAGLINFWYYSDEEYHFANGKLLLRGLNGSGKSVTMQSLITVLLDGKITANRLDPFGSKDRRMEDYLLGEKDIIDRDERTGYLYLEYKRENSDQYLTTGVGLKARRGGSLDFWGFVVTDNRRIKQELQLLKTEFSAVDGQEERIPLTRPELERLIGPQGGFVVRSQGEYAALVNKYVFGFATVDAYKDLMELLIQLRSPKLSKDFKPSVIHEILTNSLPSLSDEELRPLADTIENMEQTKQQIAELLRDQAALARLSRQYREYNAAVLAEKAREVVQSGKSRHKVEQAYLEKSKERQIKTQELIQQQEQRLVYERETEVLTRQKEELDSHDVFKAEVRKQNVEETIRVIQQKQQDKAAALAGKQQIEIREKSLLTREEEQLDQAETQMLEVLDELSALAAENCFTEHDALAGSFEKNYAGDYSFRQWKQEQSTHQRRLEDILAKIRSHIAAKREQHEAAVSAEAAQLAFDSVREAARKAEQEFFDNRQEILAALYQWITACREVLPLEAGTISRVAGAVQQLYEGADWRSVKEPVEQAYKQQEDCWRRQALELAVQEQQKQAERQILTTELAGWKTKKEPEPPRHPELVATRNRLVEAGIPFAPFYAAVEFRAGVPAGERERIEAVLGEIGLLDALIVPRESLKKLPDGMIDRVIYPEPAILSATLADYLEPTPPATGTVRASDIDEVLRSIIVNEVEPAGLTAAGAITPVVSVQCGTYRSGIVAGRAPTQATALYIGQEARRRHREQEMVKLEAAIAAIDDVLRGLAAEQTAVREEIIALAAVLDLFPQAQPVEAAYNRWQDKLRESRVEEENARRKNVLLREIMNKVQVIMNQLRQVSAGLQLPLGEEAYVAACRQAAAYREELYKLELARQTYLHSLKNTEQTKLRLVEAMDDVNALKGECLVLAGELAKYELEYQHLLALLVEMGAADIRRRSGEIIRRLAELPSQMENTIEAMAQCKAALSELDRQLAGLEEERIFSQQIHDCWREIYAGEAALRLTDEQRDGEGELPEPLAVISRYDPASLADLDRPKLAERLNESYYREQAVLVEYRLELNDLFTEEVAVPELPPAGDNESYQRRVSLLKQVARRKQVTLEYDGRRVSPPAALALIEQHIAEQQAVLSEQDRELYEEVIMNSIGRLISRRINSAEKWVAQMNDLMESLDTSSGLAFSLQWKPHTADHDDQLDTQELVSLLRADHRLLKEEDIKRVVRHFQSRIEQAKAQAAARTASFQQVVKEMLDFRQWFAFTLYYRREGLPKKELTNNVFGKFSGGEKAMAMYTPLFSAAYSRYREAKPDAPHVISLDEAFAGVDENNIREMFDLVEKMGFNYIINSQALWGDYDTVQQLSICELVRPKNAPFVTVVRYLWDGNCRRLLYNEVS
- a CDS encoding TIGR02677 family protein, whose translation is MEARDLRPITEVAYLTTENAWRYRSILRYFYTQHEKLRHYLYPEELYSHLKQNPYFDQYTVEQLQSDLKQLSDWKNIIPRQETGRVATIEDFKKKKFRYQCTPYTVEIERMVERLSELGQSFGGSLEATLFDRLLAALRQFVAAADSPDGAQLNQAWEDVYSYFRKIVENASDYIAYLKSEKVEERMMSEAFLVYKDAFADYIKRFILGLQKTSYNIETVLKQLNAEQFVRAAGRIADYQLSIPRLDERLDHTGLVEKYQEQWASLGEWFFGSFGRDSELASLERETTETIRRITRFAQRVGEKHQALRSRHRDYLLQANWFACIENVTEAHEVAAMLFGTSGARHIYAEPAASDDMYRELWESPPTVVTVKPSLAGYREKTRPGAVLNHLAQQQAALAEYLRERAAEEALLNSLVVDKRITIDSLACQSPFVRKTLLNWVGRCMANKERITKTETGRKVRLITLSSRQITLDSTDGRLTLPDFAFEFLA
- a CDS encoding TIGR02678 family protein, with translation MASLIEKFDDDDREAAYYLLENFWILRERQPEVYQLIREREHKLRNYFSDKCGFQLILNRQFAKLEKIPDKPESWMGVTSFQHCRDYALLCCLLAFLEEKSVDEQFLLSELCETLLSLYPAEADTGATVINWESYECRKSLVRVLTMAIDYGIVVSVDGDIAGFTSSADSEALFEVPVMARYFIRSTPKDLAQYNSIDALIRAGSQEEEELTGRSRKQRVYRQLFLTPGFERHEAKDEDFLYLRNLRNRLREDIEDHTWFRFELYKNAALLTVPADKRFQMTSFPDRTGMSGVMLHFAATIRDYVHAAEQRRDRDCLTLTPIEFDRILAACRQATGSGWTKEYRDMSQSKLVQELVRSLSDWKLARQDSELNLIVISPLLGRTIGAYPADYQQTKTEENAIDE
- a CDS encoding site-2 protease family protein; translated protein: MNREDEIIESRDNPQPPAQKPWYKRIGLGGAVTVLLALLKWKSILSFLKGIFLVVKFSKFGVTTLSMLATIGVYAWFYGFQWAAGFILLIAIHEYGHMFAAKRQNIAVTAPVFIPFLGAMIGIKEPPKDAATESIIALGGPLFGFAATACVHAAAYGLQSPLLFSLAFTGYFLTLFNLIPASPLDGGRIAGAVSPYIWFLGIPLIVILIWVSFSPILILVLFGAVHRAWEFWKHRNDPYYDTAAGFRLQIGIAYLSLLVLSGVLTYEAHITAEALRPRL